Below is a genomic region from Pirellulales bacterium.
TTGCCCCGTGTTGGTTGCCAGTCGCTCGCCACGGAGAATCGGCAACAACACGCCCACAAGCAGTGCGGCAGCCGCGACGCAAAGCACGCCCACCATCAAGCCGCGCCGCTTCTTGGCCGCCTGCGGCATGTCACCGCCCGGGGGCAGCATCGACGTTTCCGCCAGGCCATCGCTGACGCGAGACGGTGTCATGTGCGCCGTATCTTGCAGCAGCGATTTTGCCGGCGTATGCCCGCGCGGGTAGGAGGTGTCTTTGTGCGGATCGGCCTTGATCTGCGTGTGCCTGTCGGTATCTCGAGCCATCGGCCGGCCGGTGATCGCATGCGTCGGCGTGATGCCGCCCGAAAAGGCCGCTTCGCCGGGGCGGAGCGCCAATTCGCCGGTTGCAGCCGCGGCTTGGCGCAACGCCAAAACCATTTCGCGCGACGAAGCCCAACGCGCTTCAGGTTCGGCCTCTGTGGCACGTTCCACCACCAGCCGCTCAGGTTCGGGCAGACGACCGAAGTCGAGCGTACGCAGCACATGGGCTTCCATCACCTGATACGGTGTCATCGTCTCGTCGAACGGCAGGCGGCCAGTCCGCAATTCGACATAGGTGATGGCCAATGAATACTGGTCGCTCGTTGGCGTGACCTTACCCTTGAAGCTTTCCGGTGCCGCATAGGCGACCGTTACCGGGGCCATCGACGTCTTGCGAAGCGTTTCAACGGCACGAGCCAAACCGAAATCGCACACCACCGCCGCGTCGCCAACGACCAGAATATTGTGAGGTTTGATGTCTCCATGCACGATCGGCACGGGGCCTTTGCCCATGTCATGGATCGGTTTATTCAAAAAGTCGATGCCGCGAGCGGCCTGTTCCAAATATTCCAACAGCTCTGCGACGGGGATTCCTGGCAAACTTTGTTCGCGGCATTCTTCCAGTCGTTTGTAGAGGCTTTTCGACCCCAGTTGCATTGCGATAATCAGTTCGACCGGGCGGCTGAATTGGGCGGTCATCGCGATCGCGGCCGACTGCGTCTGCCGATTGAAGTCGGGCGCAACCATCGTTACATCGAGGCTGCTGGACTTGCCGCCACCGATCGCTTGCTGCCCCGCCTCGTCGACAATCTGCCCGCTTTCGTCCTTCATCCAAAACGCTTGCAGCGAGATGAGGTTGGGATGGCGGACTTTTTTAACGACACGCAGCGAGGCAAATTCCTGGACCCCTTGCTGGCCTGTGAGGTCGATAATCTTGAGCGCCACCTCCGTGCCTCCAGGTGCCAACGCCTTCCACACCTCGCCGAAGCCGCCGGCACCGAGATGTTCCTCGAGCCGATAACCGGCCACAGGTTCATCGCCAGTCTTGTAGCGGTGGAAAGTGTGGGACATGGTGGCATTCTCTGAAGATCGACGCGCAGCGGGCATCTACTCGGCGCAGAACCTCAGCGCAGGAGACAAAAAAAGCCTTTCTCTAGCCTACCGGCGAGTGGCCGCGACTTCAAGCAAACGCTGGGCTGAATTCAGTCCGATTGGATCGATTGCGCGATACCGCTACAGCAAACCTCAGCCACTTTTCCGCGAAATCACCCGCCACCGTAGAATGCCGCAACAACATTTCAGATTGCCCCAGCTTCGCCTGCGTGACATTCGACGGATGAACCGCAAAGATCGCCGCTGAAGAGCCGCAGTCTCAGCGAAATGCGCCAAAAAAGTTCGACCGATTTTTCGATCATGGGACGACGCTCAACGCCAGGATCTTGTCGAACGAGGTACATGACTCCGCGCGTCATTTTCCGATCGGTCGCGGTTCTGGCGGCGGCAATTCCTCTGCCTCGTCTGGTTTCGGTTCCGGTTTCTTCGCCGGCTGCGGTTTTGTCGGCGCAATCAACGCTGGCAGACGGGGTAATTGCAGCGATGTATGCGGCGTAACCGCCGATTGGCCAGTCACGGGTTCGGCCATTTGCATCTCGATCTCAGCATGCAGAGACAGAGTGCGGCCTTCAAGCGCTAAATCAGCGGAGAGTCCACGAAGCCACTGAAGAATGGGCGCAGTGAAGCCTGCCGGCGCAGGTTCGAATAGGCCGTCGATGAGTCGCATTCGGTCGGCCGGCAGCACGGTCGAAACCCAAGTTGGCCAGCCGCCGGCCTTTTGTTCGAGCTGAAACTCTCCACCCAGCGAGGAAATGAGCTTCGTGTCGGTCAACTGTTCGGCCACGGCAAGAGCCTCTGGCGGAGGCACGCGAAGCTGCGTCATCAGCGAATGCAAAAATCGCAAGTTTCCGATCGTCGCATTCTTCGAGAGTTGATAAAAAATGCCATTGATCGTGCCGGCCGGTTTCGAGCCGCCAAGATCTCCGATCTGGATCCACGCTTGTGCCGGTCGCGACGCATCGACGTACTTTACTTGCGGTGGAACGATTTCGAGCAGCGCACGATCCGACGATGTAAAAGTGAACGAACCGACTCGTCTCAGCCACAGCCCCAACGAACCCCTGCCGTATCCGGCGGCGTCCAGCGGCACGCGACCTAAGCCAAGCTTGTCGAAAATCGCCCCATGCGGATAGCTGCCAAAATAAAACGGAGGCAGCAGTGCGGTGGGAGGCTGCGAGATTCCACCGATCAAACTTCCCAGCGGTCCGCCAGCGGGCAAGCCGTCCAGCAATGGCCGGCCGTTGATACGAATCTGCGATGCCGCGCCCAGCGGCGCATTCGCCGGAGGAACGGCAGCAGGTGTCGGCTCCGCATCGCGAATAGCGCCGAACAGGCGGCTGGGGCCGGGGGGGGTTGGAGCCTGATTGGAGACGAAATTGCCGCTGAGCACGATTTGCCCTGCGGCAATATCGCCAGGAATCGGCGCGATTCGCTGCATCTGAATTGGCCCCAGCATCGCGGCGAGTTTTTCAAAGCTCTTTACTGCCATCGGCGTCAACAGTGCGTCAAGCACTAGATGTTCGGTCGCCGGCATCGTTGAAGGCTGTCGTCGAATACCGGCGACAATCGGATCAAGCTGTCCCCATTTCGATCGCAACCACTGCGAAAACTGTTCGTATTGCTGCGATTCGGCCGGCGTGATTCGCTCGAATTCAATATCGGGCACCGGCGCAAACGACCCACGACCGCCACGCAGCGAATCGACGAAATTCCCCTCCGCGGTCATTTCCAACTCGCTGCCATCGGGCCGAGTGCCGAATCCGGCTGGCAAGTATCCCCCGGCGACCAAATCTTTGAGCGACTTGTCGGCTTGCCCTTCGGCGTGCGCGGTTAACTTTGCAACCAATGCCATATCGATTTCTGCCGCCGAACGCGCCCGCCGCATCATTTCGACTTGGTAATGCGGGCTGACGAGGTTGTTCAAAAACTCGCCGGAAAGGTAAGCAAACACACTATCGCCGCGGTCGATTGGCATCAGCGACCGGGCAAAGCGATACTCTGCCGTCGAGCCAAGCGAATCCTTTTCCGCGCTGGATTCAAAAAATCGCTTGACGAGAGTGCGCGAATTCGTCACGAAATGAAAATCGCCGTCCGCCGCATAGAATGAACGAACGCGATTATCTGGCGTGGACAGAAACGAAACTTGATGCCCGGCGATCTCAATTTTCTCTTCCGTGCAACCGGGCACATTTTTCAGAGCCGCGGCGCGCTGCGAACTGAAATCGGTTGAAAGCGCAAAATTGTTTCTGGCCTGGAACAACATACCGATCGAAGCGCCTTCGCGGAAAAATGCATCGGTCCCGATCATCGCGACATCGGCGACAACGGCCGGTCCCAAGAGTTGCGCAAGCGCCGATTCCTGCAACGACAACTGCCGCTCGATCCGTGCGCTCAAACCAAAATTCAACGCGCGGCGACTCACTAAATTCTGTAAATCGCCCGCCCAGCGATCCATCGTCGTGCGAAACCAGTGATAGTTCGAAAAGCTGCCGAACCGCACGTAAAAACACTCCGCCGGAACGTGGTTCGCGAGCGGTTCGATGGCCACCTCCCCCAGGGCTTCTGGCACATGCGCGGCAAAGTCCAATTTGGCCGGCAGCGGTTGATCGGCTTGCGGCGCAGGGCCATCGGCGCGGGCCATTACCTGGGCATGAAGTGCGCTGCGCAGGCCGTCGGAGCCGAGCAACATGGCAGCCTGTTGATCGAGCATGCTTTCTGATCGATTCGAGTTGGGCAGGCTGATCGCACTTCCGCCGATCGCCGATGTGAGCCGGTCGGCCAATAACCGTACCGGCGAAGGGGGAATTTGGCTTGCCGGTGGCAAATTGAATCGCCGCGACAGCATTGCCAACAAATAATCGTCAACGATGTCGGGATAATCGACGGCCCGGTCGATGCGATTCGTCTGTCGCGCGTATTGCACCCACCACTGGCTGAGTAATGGATCGTGCGCTGCGGCATCGGTTCGAGGAACGACCGTCCCGGAAAGCGCCGTCGGCGCGTAGAGCGTTAGATTCAGCGGCTCGTTGCCCGTGAACAAGAAATAAACCGTCGCCAACTGCGGACGGCCGAGCAATTCGCGCGCCGCCGTGCGCAGCGGCATTGCCTCGAACGCTTGATAAGACACGCGGCCGTCCTTTTCCTGGAGCACGAAGCCACTGTTGCCTAACAGGGCTGGACTGACTCCAGGAGGAAGTTCGAGCGTCCACTTGCCGACGCCGTAGGGTTGTCCTGCCAGCGCTTCAATGGGCGTTGGCGGCGGCCGCAGTCGGCTGCGAAGGAGTTGCGCCGCGGCCGGCGAGGAAACGACCACCCCCAACACAATGGACAGTGTGAGGTTCAATACCTCCCGCGTCTGCTTACCACCAAACATCGACGAGACCCTCCTTTCCGCGACATTTTGCTGCCCCCATCATCTACGCCACCAACGAAAGCCAGTATCTAGCGGAACAATCCCATGACTGGACCGCGGCCATGATCGATTGATTGTTGCAACCGGGTCGACTGCATTCCAACTCCAAGGGATCCCGGCTACCAAGTGGAAACCGGGAATGATTTAGGGAGTCACTGGCTCGCACGACTCGCCGAATTTCATGTTTCTCACCCCTACTGCATAGCGCTGGCCCACTTAGCAGCACGCGCAGTCCCCTTCGAGCGCGAGCAGTTTTCGTTTGGTGGTCAAGCCACTTGGGCCTGAATAACCTCCCAATGCGCCGGCGCTGCCAATGACTCGATGGCACGGCACGATCAGCGGCGTGCGATTGGCGGCCATCACCGATCCAACCGCGCGGGCGGCACCCGACGAACCGGCCTTGGAGGCCAATTGGCCATACGAACGTGTTTCACCCCAGCCAATTTTTCGGCACAGCGAAATCACGCGACGACCAAACGGCGTCAGATGCGATAGGTCGATTTTTACATCGCGGAATTCATCGGGCTCGCCCTCGAACATCGCGACAATCCGATTCGCAAGGGTGCGATTCCAGCTTGCGCGAGCTGCGCTGGCGGCCGGTGACACTGGAAATATTTCATCGAGCCATTGGATGGCCGCGCCGGCGCTGCGGTGTCCAAACGTCAATGCATGAAGCGTATCGCCATCGCCGACCATCGCACACCAGCCAAGCGGCGTGCGAAACGTATTGAGTGCAAGCGACATTTCTCTTCCTGGCGAAAAAATGAACAATAAAGTCCGACAAATTCAACATTCAAGCCCGAGGGCGTCTGAACCGGCCGCTCCATGTCAGCGGCGAGTTTGCGTACTAGCCCATCCGCCTTTGACAGCGCCGACCACCGCATTTTATACTGGCGTTCGTCGCCGGGATAGCATCGTTGTGCCGCTAGGGCAAATCACTTTTTCAGCATTGCACACCAAGGGTGAAGGCCCTACTCGCTGAAAATGGGTCCCGTCGTTTCCCTTGAGGACGGCGTCGGGTTTCCATCCAATTACATCCTCTGCGAAAACTCGATTCTCCCCGGTGACGCTCGTGGCTTGCTTGTTTCATTCAGCGCTGCAGGAGCAACTACTCCATGAATAAATACAGTGCGTTGGCCGACGACTTCTACGTCAACATGAACCTCAGCACCGAGATGGAGTTGCCCCAGCAGCGCGACACCGTCTTGCACTTTTTTGAGCGAATTCAAAAAACGTACCCAACCATGCGGAAATTCTATTGCCGCGACAAGCGCGATTTCGTGCTGGAAGAAGAGAAAGATCGCTCGCAATATCGATGGACCGCCGTGGAAAACCATCGCCTTTGTTCGGGCCAGGTGAATCCGACCGAAGTCGAAGACGCAATGCAACAACACCGACTGATCTTAGAACTTGCGCCATTCATGCTTTCGGTCAGTCCGCTCGATTGCGAGGCGCTCGATTTACTGTTCGGGTTCGATTTTAGCTACCGCGGCAACCACAATCACTTGGTGGCCGAAGCGCTGGGGCTTAATCCGGCGCTCGAACGTTTACTGGAAATTCCCGGCACGGCGGTCATCAATTACGAACCCTCGGTGACGCTGTCGCTTTCCGAAGATTGCCGAGTGCAGGTGCGTGTCGGCGTCGAAACTCGGACGAATGCCTACCAAATCCGCTCTGGCGAATATAATGAAGAGCAACTCAGTGTCTATGTGACGGCCCGGCAATATGGCAGCCTCGATGCAAACGCCACTTATGTCGAGGTAATCGATCGCTTGGCGCAAATCTGCGCCGATACGGTCGATCATTACGTTGCGGATCACGTATTGCAACCACTGCAACGCACCATTGCACTGAAGTAGCACTCGTCGTCGATCCAGCATTCCGCTGAGAAGATTTCTACCGGCGGACGAACGTCGTCCGCCGACCCCGCGATCGGGTTGTTTTCGCGAGGGTTGCGCCGCTTCTACCAGTTGTCTGCCAGGCCGCACCGCGCGCCGTCGTGGCGTAAGCTATGTTGCCCAAGGGTAGATCGCCGAAACATGTCCTCGGCGATGCTTTGCTTTTCTCCCCTCACGACCACCCGAGCGCGAGCCAGTTTGTCGCCGCAGGAGCAATCCGTATGCGTTATCGCAAGAAACTGTTCATCGATCCGAAAGTGCAAGGGGCGCTGATGATCCGCGCCGTCGGTTATTGGCTGTTCTGCTTGCTGACGATGTCGTTGGCCCTCGTGCTGTGGCGACTTTGGACGGGACCGGCACGCCTATTTTTTCTACAGTTCGACGAACTGTGGCAATGGTACGGGCCGGCGGCAATCGCCTCCCTTTTGGTGCTGCCGCTGGTAGTGATCGATGTCGTGCGGCTGAGCAATCGATTTGCCGGGCCGCTGTATCGACTGCGTCGTGAAATGCGCAAGCTCGCCGAAGGAGAACCCGTGCGAACCCTGAAATTCCGCGATGGCGATTTCTGGGCGGAATTCGCCGACGAGTTCAACGCGGTGGCCCAAAGACT
It encodes:
- a CDS encoding methylated-DNA--[protein]-cysteine S-methyltransferase: MSLALNTFRTPLGWCAMVGDGDTLHALTFGHRSAGAAIQWLDEIFPVSPAASAARASWNRTLANRIVAMFEGEPDEFRDVKIDLSHLTPFGRRVISLCRKIGWGETRSYGQLASKAGSSGAARAVGSVMAANRTPLIVPCHRVIGSAGALGGYSGPSGLTTKRKLLALEGDCACC